From one Brachypodium distachyon strain Bd21 chromosome 4, Brachypodium_distachyon_v3.0, whole genome shotgun sequence genomic stretch:
- the LOC100825249 gene encoding type IV inositol polyphosphate 5-phosphatase 9, whose amino-acid sequence MGEMGVNRKFGQIILPRMVTSKILHHQQLHDYQSISEISSTVDEPLGKRPLDGPKYRVFTGTWNVGGITPSDDLDLEDWLDTRANSYDIYVLGFQEIVPLNAINVLGPRNRFISKKWNSLIGKALNKEKSQDGAQLHHTTTNSSAVGCFAQEGYFRCIRSKQMVGIFTSVWTRSNLRPYIHHLNVSCVGSGIMGYLGNKGSVSVRFVLHETSFCIVCCHLASGGKQGDILLRNFDAADILARTNFRGGGNQKLPKKILDHDQVVLLGDLNYRISLEEPQTRLLVTAKNWSTLLENDQLVSEFLTGRVFEGWQEGSVTFSPTYKYQPNSDQYYWCFDTARGEKKRAPAWCDRILWHGKGMKQIRYETCNYKFSDHRPVRAGFITECKVRDADSMGRFMR is encoded by the exons ATGGGAGAGATGGGAGTGAACAGGAAGTTTGGACAA ATCATCCTGCCAAGGATGGTGACAAGTAAGATACTGCATCACCAGCAACTGCATGACTATCAATCCATCTCTGAGATTTCGAGCACAGTTGATGAACCCTTGGGAAAGAGGCCATTGGATGGACCAAAATACAG GGTGTTTACTGGCACATGGAATGTTGGTGGCATAACACCATCTGATGATCTAGACTTGGAGGATTGGTTGGACACAAGAGCTAACTCCTACGACATCTATGTTCTGGG GTTCCAAGAAATAGTGCCACTCAATGCAATAAATGTGCTTGGTCCTAGGAATAGATTCATATCTAAAAAGTGGAACTCACTAATTGGGAAGGCACTGAACAAAGAGAAGAGCCAAGATGGAGCACAATTGCACCATACAACTACAAATAGCAGTGCAGTGGGGTGCTTTGCACAAGAGGGATACTTTAGATGCATCAGGAGCAAGCAGATGGTAGGCATCTTTACCTCAGTCTGGACGAGAAGCAATCTTAGGCCATACATTCACCATTTGAATGTGTCATGTGTTGGTTCAGGTATCATGGGCTACCTAGGAAACAAG GGTTCGGTGTCAGTTCGATTTGTGTTGCATGAGACGAGCTTTTGCATTGTTTGTTGTCACCTGGCTTCAGGTGGCAAACAAGGGGATATATTGCTGAGAAACTTTGATGCGGCCGACATACTTGCAAGGACGAACTTCCGTGGTGGTGGAAATCAAAAACTGCCAAAGAAGATCCTTGATCATGA TCAAGTAGTTTTGCTTGGTGACTTGAATTATAGAATATCATTGGAAGAGCCCCAGACAAGGTTGCTGGTGACAGCCAAGAACTGGTCCACCTTGTTGGAAAATGATCAG CTAGTGTCCGAGTTCTTAACTGGTCGGGTTTTTGAGGGTTGGCAAGAAGGGTCGGTTACTTTCTCTCCCACCTACAAATATCAGCCCAACTCCGATCAGTACTATTGGTGCTTCGACACGGCGCGGGGAGAGAAGAAGCGTGCTCCTGCATG GTGTGATCGCATTCTTTGGCATGGCAAGGGCATGAAACAAATCCGATACGAGACTTGTAACTACAAGTTCTCCGATCACCGGCCAGTGAGAGCTGGTTTCATTACCGAATGCAAGGTGAGAGATGCGGACTCCATGGGTCGCTTTATGCGCTGA
- the LOC100825868 gene encoding uncharacterized protein LOC100825868 isoform X2 has protein sequence MRAPAASPAGRALPSLRPAPAPRLSAVVRVVIPLPVATRERRLCVAVSRASEMAAAAEEGEEEEKRWWRGPVEMDAAVRRDMAIRRLQEEAEAAGMGRSRREFAVFETTRGDTLFTQSWTPAAADPIRGIVVLLHGLNEHSGRYDHFAKLLNDQGLKVYAMDWIGHGGSDGVHGYVSSLDHAVGDLKEFLEDVVLEENYGLPCFLFGHSTGGAIVLKAALDPCVKVHIEGLILTSPAIHVQPSHPIIKVVAPIFSVLAPKYRVSALHRRGHPVSRDPEALKIKYADPLVYTGPIRVRTGNEILRISSYLQRNLSRVTVPFLVLHGTADTITDPRASQRLYQASMSTNKSIKLYDGYLHDLLFEPERDEIANDIITWLSSRLNALQRW, from the exons ATGCGGGCCCCGGCAGCCTCACCGGCGGGCAGGGCGCTTCCCTCGctccggccggcgccggcgccgcggttGTCGGCAGTGGTACGGGTCGTCATCCCGCTGCCTGTCGCCACGAGGGAGCGGCGGCTCTGCGTCGCTGTGTCTCGCGCATCGGAGATGGCGGCCGCGGctgaggaaggggaggaggaggagaagaggtgGTGGAGGGGGCCGGTGGAGATGGACGCGGCGGTGAGGCGGGACATGGCGATCCGGAGGCTGCAGGAggaagcggaggcggcggggatggggaggagcaggagggagTTCGCCGTGTTCGAGACGACGAGAGGAGACACCCTCTTCACCCAATCGTGGACTCCGGCTGCCGCCGATCCTATCAG GGGCATCGTTGTTCTGCTACATGGTCTAAACGAGCATAG TGGAAGATACGACCATTTTGCAAAGCTGTTGAATGATCAAGGGCTTAAAGTTTATGCAATGGACTGGATCG GACATGGTGGAAGTGATGGGGTGCATGGTTATGTTTCATCGCTTGATCACGCTGTTGGTGACTTG AAAGAATTCCTGGAGGATGTTGTGTTGGAAGAAAACTATGGTTTGCCATGCTTCTTATTTGGCCACTCCACAGGTGGAGCTATTGTTTTGAAG GCAGCACTAGATCCTTGTGTGAAAGTTCATATAGAAGGTTTGATCTTGACCTCGCCAGCCATTCATGTTCAGCCGTCTCATCCGATTATCAAA GTTGTTGCACCAATCTTCTCTGTGTTAGCTCCGAAATACCGAGTTAGTGCCCTGCATAGGAGAGGACATCCTGTTTCCCGTGATCCTGAGGCTCTGAAGATCAAATATGCAGATCCTCTTGTGTATACTGGACCAATTAGAGTTAGAACAGGCAATGAAATTCTCCGGATATCATCATACTTGCAGAGAAACTTAAGCAGAGTTACCGTCCCTTTTCTAGTTCTTCATGGGACAGCCGACACAATAACTGACCCAAGAGCATCCCAACGACTCTACCAAGCATCAATGTCGACAAACAAATCTATAAAACTGTATGATGGATATTTACATGATCTTCTCTTTGAGCCTGAAAGGGATGAGATAGCAAATGACATCATCACCTGGTTGAGCTCAAGGCTTAATGCTCTCCAGAGATG GTAG
- the LOC100825868 gene encoding uncharacterized protein LOC100825868 isoform X1, translated as MRAPAASPAGRALPSLRPAPAPRLSAVVRVVIPLPVATRERRLCVAVSRASEMAAAAEEGEEEEKRWWRGPVEMDAAVRRDMAIRRLQEEAEAAGMGRSRREFAVFETTRGDTLFTQSWTPAAADPIRGIVVLLHGLNEHSGRYDHFAKLLNDQGLKVYAMDWIGHGGSDGVHGYVSSLDHAVGDLKEFLEDVVLEENYGLPCFLFGHSTGGAIVLKAALDPCVKVHIEGLILTSPAIHVQPSHPIIKVVAPIFSVLAPKYRVSALHRRGHPVSRDPEALKIKYADPLVYTGPIRVRTGNEILRISSYLQRNLSRVTVPFLVLHGTADTITDPRASQRLYQASMSTNKSIKLYDGYLHDLLFEPERDEIANDIITWLSSRLNALQRW; from the exons ATGCGGGCCCCGGCAGCCTCACCGGCGGGCAGGGCGCTTCCCTCGctccggccggcgccggcgccgcggttGTCGGCAGTGGTACGGGTCGTCATCCCGCTGCCTGTCGCCACGAGGGAGCGGCGGCTCTGCGTCGCTGTGTCTCGCGCATCGGAGATGGCGGCCGCGGctgaggaaggggaggaggaggagaagaggtgGTGGAGGGGGCCGGTGGAGATGGACGCGGCGGTGAGGCGGGACATGGCGATCCGGAGGCTGCAGGAggaagcggaggcggcggggatggggaggagcaggagggagTTCGCCGTGTTCGAGACGACGAGAGGAGACACCCTCTTCACCCAATCGTGGACTCCGGCTGCCGCCGATCCTATCAG GGGCATCGTTGTTCTGCTACATGGTCTAAACGAGCATAG TGGAAGATACGACCATTTTGCAAAGCTGTTGAATGATCAAGGGCTTAAAGTTTATGCAATGGACTGGATCG GACATGGTGGAAGTGATGGGGTGCATGGTTATGTTTCATCGCTTGATCACGCTGTTGGTGACTTG AAAGAATTCCTGGAGGATGTTGTGTTGGAAGAAAACTATGGTTTGCCATGCTTCTTATTTGGCCACTCCACAGGTGGAGCTATTGTTTTGAAG GCAGCACTAGATCCTTGTGTGAAAGTTCATATAGAAGGTTTGATCTTGACCTCGCCAGCCATTCATGTTCAGCCGTCTCATCCGATTATCAAA GTTGTTGCACCAATCTTCTCTGTGTTAGCTCCGAAATACCGAGTTAGTGCCCTGCATAGGAGAGGACATCCTGTTTCCCGTGATCCTGAGGCTCTGAAGATCAAATATGCAGATCCTCTTGTGTATACTGGACCAATTAGAGTTAGAACAGGCAATGAAATTCTCCGGATATCATCATACTTGCAGAGAAACTTAAGCAGAGTTACCGTCCCTTTTCTAGTTCTTCATGGGACAGCCGACACAATAACTGACCCAAGAGCATCCCAACGACTCTACCAAGCATCAATGTCGACAAACAAATCTATAAAACTGTATGATGGATATTTACATGATCTTCTCTTTGAGCCTGAAAGGGATGAGATAGCAAATGACATCATCACCTGGTTGAGCTCAAGGCTTAATGCTCTCCAGAGATGGTAA